acttagcctgcggtggctcgtcgacaatgacggtggcatgcaacgaaagcttaagaagggcgctaaaacggatcctcagcagagttagcagaacgaggtcgtaaacgtgccgaaagttcccgaaaacgttacacggccgcgcggaaagttttattacacgcaaataaacccatgctctctggcaggggcgagtagccagtgccgaagcaatcggcggcagcctacttttattcctttcggaacggggcagcctgccgctattgagaagaaagttcagttttgttctgaatattaatgcatctttaacgcgtacacgtcaccttgacgaggtaagtttttgcggttttgtgacgtcccgtgagaggcaggtgatgtggatgcagcccgaaaacttttgaccaatagccgagggctaatggcaaaaaggcattaaatcagaaataactatttttgttttgttctgtcaaattatgcataatcagtatgtacacgtcatatcaggtggggagctatcgcggttttcgtgacgtcgcgtgacagacaggtgaagtgggcgtggtcgaaaaaagtttttggccaatcgcgACATAAAGCTATATGTCGCCTTTGCTTGAATTCAACATAAAATACGAAGTTTTTGGTGTGTTTTCCTTATACAATCATTAGGGTAAATCGAAAAGTTTCTAATGGGCCAGAAGGAGCTGCATCTAAGGTGAAACCTTTAAGTTTCTCGCTAAAAGGAGCATCAAAACAAGATGGTTGCGATGCTAACAGGTATCAAAACCAGTTCGTGAATGTCTGGAGGTGATGGTGTATGAACTACTATTGTCTTTTGGTAGCAAATACATCGGACAAACGGGACGATGCCTTATTAATGACCGCCTAAGATAACATACTTTGAATGTGAAGAATTACCACAGCGGTCACCTGTCTGTTCAGTGTCAACGTGTGCTGAACATGTTTGTTTAATGATTGTTTGATGATTGCCAGATACAGAGATAAGGACATGTATCAAATTACAGAGGCAGCAGCTATGAGGAGGAGTGGTGAAAGGTGTGTTGGCGCGGCGTCTGTCGATCAGGTACTAGATAAAGAGACCGCCTCTTTGGAAGAAGCAGTATGACGTTTGAACAGGAAGTGGCGCAGGTGTGCATGGTGTTCAAATCTACGAATTTCCCGAACACATAACGTTGATATTGGCACATCGGGGTGCCTACGTGTCCATTTTGTACTTGTTTACTGGTGTTAAGATAATGCCCAAGTTCGTATGTGCCAACAAGCCCAACATACAGCAGTGCAGAAAGCAGGCATCCTGTTACAGGACGATGTCCTTCCTGGTAGTCGGAAATGCCCGAATTGTTTCATTCGGATGCAATTCTCTTCactaagccagaaaaaaaaagaaactacaccaAGTGATTCCACGAAACTTCGCTACAGAATTGCCGAAGAGagcagggcccgtattcacaaaaagctcttacactGGAGCTGTTTGTAATAAAATTTCGTCAATCAGGATGCTGGCATATTATTAAAGGCGGCcaaccaatggcaaagagcacttacgaacttAACGCTGTGTGAATTCGGCTCCATATTTGCAAGGTGCTTGCATATCCTCCGTTTCTGAGGCGCCGTAAGAGCGAAGTATTCTGCTTATGCAAAGCGACTCTCTTCTATAGTGTGAAGAGCTACGTTTCAAGGAGCGTGATAAAAATAATTGATATCACAAAGCCAAAGCAGCACGCTGGAAGATTTTGAGACAAGTAATGTCAAAAGAGGGGTTTCACTGAAAATTTAAATACACGGAAGCTGAGAGTTATAGTTAATTAAGAACGTGGCgcagaattcacaaagcttttggtTCTCAAGTGCTCGTTGTTATTGGctggccaccttcgctaatattCCCGCATCAGGATTCGCTGGAAAATGCTCTTAAGACGAATTCTAGTATAAAAACTATTTATGAACACAGGCCTCGGTGTAGGGCAGACAGAATTTCGGTGTGTTTGGgaaaacaatcttttttttttgtctgcactGTGAAACAGAAGCTGCATGGACTTCTACCTTGCTGATAACACATTATGATCACCGGCTTTCATAGTTAAGTGTATTTACATTAGTTTGACGCCACTGTACGAGAATTACCGCCATACACGGCACATTTAGAATGTCCCAAGTAgatagagagagaataaacatctTTATTGTGTAAATGTAGCTTTGGAGAGGCATCCTCATTCCAGAATTCCTTGAGCTCAGGCCGCGTACTGGGCCCTCGAGATGAGcagttgctgatcctcgaggtcggagctgatcaaggctctctcccaaagctcgttggtgtggtaagggttcggaggatttagcGTTGCATGTATGCAACCCCCTACTGTGTGCCTAAGGGACGCAGGTTCtccgcagaagcggcattgcggagagaattgtgtaggggctatgagatgatttctggttgggtgggggaatgtattgagTTGTAGAGGTCAGAGGagtcgctcctgctctctaggtagtgacttgtgtgggggagGGTATGTCCTGCAGCTTAGCTTGTAATGTAATATGATAGCTTGctacgagactagagggtgcatgcacTCAAGTAGAAACATGGTCAGGTGCGAGCTACACTGGGGACGATAATTTTATGACCGACATACATTGGGGGGAGCGGAAGATGTCTTTGCGGCAGCCGGGTCCATCACTTCCAGTACTGTTGTGCCTTGGCGGGTGCGCTGTGCGGTGATTGAGTCTGCAGGAGAAGCGGGGTGCGGCCAATGTACTCGACGCCGACTATGTAGGCGCCCAGTCCACTGCGGTTGCTGCCATTCTGCTTGTGCATCTTCTTCCCTGACGAGGGCTTTGCGCCGTACCTTTGACTTTGCCTAGCGTACGCTTCGTCATAGCTGCCCTCGTTGAGAGCATTGCTGTAATCTTCGTACGGTTTGGGCTGACCTTCGCGTACGCTGGAGCCAAAGCTCTGGAGCCCGTAACCTCCGTTGTCGTGGCGGCTATAGTACCCGTCCGAGCCGTAGTACGGGACAAAGTCTCGGTACCGCAAGTTGCCATTTCCCTGACCGTAACCGCCAAAGATGCTTAGGCCACCCTGGATAGAAGATCCCGGCTGCAAGTGCGGCTTGTTCGACCCGAAGTCGTAGTCGCCGCCCACGGCCTGGTAACGATTGGCGTCGGCATAGTTGTAGCTTCCCCCGTCGAACACCGAGCTGCTGCCGCCGATCTTGTTGTTGTGGAGCCGCGAGGAGTAGCCGACCTGGCCTCCAGCTTGCTGGTCCCCTTGCTCGTACGGGTACAATTGGCGGGTGTACTCGACCGGTATGTAGGACATTGCGCTTGGGCGGCTCTTGTGGCGGTAGGATCCTCTCTGGTGGCTCACTCGCACGTAGTCTCCTCGGTTGTAGATGGGCGTCAGGTAGCCATCGTTACTGTACGTGTTGCTGTCATCAGCTGCGGTGCCAGGCCTCGAGTCATCGCTCTCTCTGTAGCCTGCATCGTCGTCGCCTCCGTGGCTGTACTTCACTTTGCCATAGTTAACCCTCTCGTGCATCGACGGGCTCTCGTAATCCCGCTCCTGCTGGTAGGAATCGTCGCGACTGTAGCTTATCTTGCCATACGTCGCGTCTCGGAGCTTTGCGTAACCCTTTACATACCCAGAGCGTTCATAGGTTCCTTGGTTCTGGTAGCCGACAGGCTCCACAGGAGTGTCCACTTCGAGTGAAGTTGGCTTGGTGATGCGTCTGTGTTTGTAGCCCGTGCTTTCGCCAATCAGGTCACCGCCATTCGAGTCTTTGGCCCCTGCTTTGTCCGTAATCTCTTTTGGTTTCGTAACATCGGTGGCTGCTTGGTTCGCCAGGAACAATGCTGCGAGTGCAGTGGCCAGCAGCCTGCATTTTACCTGCGAAAAAGCACAAACATGAATTGCGGACCCTCCCAAAAAGAGAGAACGAGTCTCCTACTACCTGCGCATGGAAGGACTCTCACCAACTATCCGAGGCTAGGTTAGTATGCATCTATAATGGGAACTCTGATATTTTACTGTGAGAGTTCATGAAATAATGCGTATTCAAAGCCTCGAGATAAAGATACAGCTAGAATTGCTAGAAAACAAGGTCGAGGTAACGTAGCGATTACTTTCGCTCAATCCTATTgctttcttatcatccaccgctcACAACACGCCGATCCTGGTGATATTTGGAATAAGAACACTATATTATGCCAACCCAGAAATCGCTGACTGAAGGTGGCGCGTTAACGGCACCACAAACACGACCTTTCATTGTACAACCTAGTGCGCTTCACAAAAATGCGATCATCTGAGCCAATGTATGACTCATGCTTAGGATCACTATTCCTTCCACTGGACTTGGCACTCCACGCTGACGTCACTGCTGTCCTCGCAGCGTTACTCTTTCTGTACATTCTTCCCGTTAGCGTCGTCTAAAGTGATGCTGGAGGGAATATCGGCTCCAGGACACGCACGAGTTACAGTGACGAGTGCGTTCTCTAAGGCCCGTGGATGTAAACTGGAATAGTGAAGTCTACGCAGGGCCGTTGAGTTCGTAGCACAGCGTACACCTATTAATCAGCGATTCGTTCAGCCGGTCGAGAATGCGCATTATCTTGGACCGCTTCATCTCGAACGCAAAGATAGGCTATGTGAAGGTGATGTCGTTGTTTACATAAGATTAATTAAGAAATAATAGTAGCAGCGGTTAGGATAGCTTGACCATTTCTGAATTACcactcactaactcactcactaGTATTCTACAGACAGTCGGAACTTGCTGCTGTTTCGGCTCTGCTGTTCCGGCTCTGCGGTGAAGGTGGCTTGAGGGCTACGTGTTGCAGAGCTTCACTCtgtttaatcatcatcatcatcagcctggttacgcccactgcagggcaaaggcctctcccatatttctccaacaaccccggtcatgtactaattgtggccatgccgtccctgcaaatttcttaatctcatccgcccacctaactttctgccgtcctctgctacgcttcccttcccttggaatccagtccgtaacccttaatgaccatcggttatcttccctcctcattacatgtcctgcccatgcccatttctttttcttgatttcaactaagatgtcattaactcgcgtttgttccctcacccaatctgctcttttcttatcccttaacgttacacctatcattcttctttccatggctcgttgcgtcgtcctcaatttgagtagaacccttttcgtaagcctccaggtttctgccccgtaggtgagtactggtaagacacagctattatacactattcttttgagggataatggcaacctgctgttcatgatctgagaatgcctgccaaacgcaccccagcccattcttattcttctgattatttctgtctcatgatccggatccgcagtcactacctgccctaagtagatgtattcccttacgacttccagtgcctcgctgcctattgtaaactgatgttctctttcgagactgttaaacattactttagttttctgcagattaatttttagacccactcttctgctttgcctctccaggtcagtgagcatgcattgcagttggtcccctgagttactaagcaaggcaatatcatcagcgaatcgcaagttactaaggtattctccattaacttttatccccatttcttcccaatccaggtctctgaatacctcctgtaaacacgctgtgaatagcattggagagatcgtatctccctgcctgacgcctttctttattgggattttgttgctttctttatggagaactacggtggctgtggagccgctatagatatttagcggctccacagccaccgtagttctccataaagaaagcaacaaaatcccaataaagaaaggcgtcaggcagggagatacgatctctccaatgctattcacagcgtgtttacaggaggtattcagagacctggattgggaagaaatggggataaaagtttaaTACTAGGACCGAAGAAGACGTTGTGCGAATGTTCTCCAATGAAGACGTTGTTTGAATACGTCCGAGCCTTGTAGGAATTAATATAGAAACTTAGCCAAGCTATTAATTTTGCTCATTGTCACTTATTTTCAAAGGCATTTATATTCGGCTCAGCCTTGTGGTCTAGCCCTTGTGTTGAATTTTCTTCAGAGTTTTTGTCTCAAAATAGTGGTCAAAGGACACATTGGGACCCACTAAGGAAAGTTAGATTCCGAAGCACCCACATACGTCTGCAAGTTCCTGTTCTAGTTGTTATTTTCTGGCGTGTTTACTATGAAAAAATGTAACTGTGTGTATGCGTCTAATGCTAACATCTGAAACAGctcccaatttctttttctgaagTTTGTTTTTGAAAGCGCTATAACTTAGTAATCATAAATAGGGCCGATATAATGTAACAACTTCTTTCCTCTCCTAATTCTATTTCATTGTCGTCATTAACATGTCCGGACGATATTATACAGGTGATAGCGCAGAAGGAACTGCTCTACCCACTGCCGGAGCACGAATAGGAATAGATCAAACTAGGATCATTACGTTAGTCAAGCCAAATTTTGTGATGCACCGGAGCACTACGGATTCATTGATTAATAAAATTAGTTTGAAGTTAAGTGACACAAATAATCCCATGCAGTTATTTTGCGTATGTgatgttacgtctcaacacgaccAAGGGTCCTAATTAGACGATTACTCCGAGGCAACCCCACCCATTCATCAGCGCCTATACCGAAGTCACCGCAGCGTTGACACCGACTGTTGACGGGTCCCCAAAAGGCCCCTCTACCTGTACCTGACAAGCTGAACTAATGAATGAAAGGGGACGAAGTCGACAGCTACCGAAGAACGGTGCCACCTTCGGTTCCCAGATTTCTGCGCGCTTGCTAAATATGCGGGGTCATATTTAGCACCAACTGAGGTGGAGTGTGGCGGGACGATGCGATAccatgggcgggatattgcgaccgatACGGCGATTGTGATTGGCCGGGATACaatcatcagattccctagtctattCGCCTAGGGAAGACAACGGCATTAAAAGAAGAGACATTTCGTGCAAGgggctgacgtgtcctgatgtgaactcagacgtttaatacGCTCCCGCATGGAGTGAGCTCTGGTATCTGGAGCCAGtgcaaataatgtaaaataaaccaaTTTTCTTTAATTCCTACTAGCGGACgtactcgtcgatgggcttggtggattcctggctCAAATGCCACCTCGAGCCGCGACAGGGAAAAGAAATTGCCACTGACAAGCAATCCTGGTGCTCATGTGCTATACCGCTGCTGAACTATGTTACTTGCAAACTCTCCCATTCCGTTTGCGCTCGCACAAAATGTGTCCGCGTAATTGCAGTGAAGAATCACAACTTTATTAGCATACTGCAGCTATCCTAGGTGACGAAGAGCATAAAGTGAAAATTCGCAGCCTATTTCTTGTAGACCTGTGTTctacaaaagcaagaaaaaaaatcaaacaccCAACTATACAAACAgacaaagaaaaagcaaaaataatTGCGTCCGGTATTCTTCACGCACTCATAAGGGACTTTAAGGAGGACGAAAAACACTTCCCCATGCCACAAGCAGGCTGTGAATCGATGCTTTTCCACAACTTGCGATAGCACTTCGCTGCGCTTTACTCTTTCACAATCGTTCATACCCATACAGTTGTAGTAAGCACAAAACTGCGTCATTCAATATGAGAGCTACCATTTGAAGGCTTCCTTGGAAGTGAGAGCACAGCACGCGTTTGCAggctcaatatatatatatatatatatatatatatatatatatatatatatatatatatatatatatatatataaacactacATCACTGGCTGAATGGCTCGGTAATCAAAACATTGTACGTACGGCACCGAGCCACTTTCGCTAAGCTGCCCCAACGAGAGGAGAGGGGAGAAGAAAGGTGAAAAAAGTGCCGTGTTACAAGTACACGCAGTGCTTTcgttcttattcattttttttcagcactAAAGGAAAATCCAAAGCTCTGTCAGAATGcagtctagaaaaaaaaaaggacggctTGAAAACAGCCCATCGAGTGAAGGAACCACACAACGAAGGGCTGTCCCGTCTTAGTactgtttctcttttctttgtaAGCCATACACCACCTAGCCCACGTAAACACAATCTTGCTAAAAAAGGACACTTTTAGAAAACTCTTAAATGGAAGGAACGGTTTCTCACTGACTGGATCTTCACTGATGACATACTCCGTATCACTATTGCCAGGCGATTGATTTTACGAACCTCGAAATGCTTTGAGAATATCGGTCTTCATTTTGTATAGCCGTTCAACGTTGAAGTGCTCTTCTCTGGAAATGTGAAGGCAAAAGtggttttttgtgtgtgcttgcgtgcgtgcgtatgtgcgtaTGTGAATATGGACCCGGGGCCATATTTACTAGAAAGCACTTAACGTTAGGATTGTTCGTAAGAGTGGATGCCAGCGAATCATACTGTTAAACATATCACTAGGGAAGTTGGGAGGCCGATACAAACACCATTTACGAGCAAAAAGCTTCGTCAATTCGACCCCAGTTCTACCGTGAGGCTAATGACAAAAGGCACTTACGAACAAAGAGGTTCGTGAGCTCGGCCTCAGTTAATTTTGaggccattttccaaaacaacgACACATAGAGCGATGTGCACAACACTCGTGTAAAAAGGTTCTTCTACTTCCTGATATGTTAGCTACTAGCACTGGAATTTACTAGACTGGTTTGAGTTTTGAGCGTGGTTACTCGAAGTATTAGTACATTTCTTGGGTAGCCGGCTCCTACTGGAGGTTGTCAATGCACATTCTTTCGTAACCACTTCTTTCGGACCGAAGTATTAATGTTGCCGACGTTTCGGCTAGGAAGACACTAAATAGGCGTATTTTGATGGCAGTATATGTACATCTTATATAGGCATCATATTAATGTCAGCATAATATTATCTGAAAGAGCAGAGTATATACGCCTGCTTTTTGTGTCACGTCCTGCAGTGTTATCCAAGCACACTTATTGCACGCTACTTTCGTTCTACAGCGCAGAAGTTACGGCCTTCGGAAAAAAAGGTGACAAGTAGACTGCTTTTACGACAATCTGGCGCAGTGATCGATAGCATTAGCCCGCGAGTGGCAGAATAGTGGGGACAACGCAGCCGTTGTGGACACTGACACACGAACTGCAAATCGATGTGTCCAGACACAGCTTAATTTGCAAGCTGTTCGCAAACAAAGACTACATTCATACTATTCGCGCTTTCATTGCCTGGATGGCGACAGTTCATTTATCACGTAAGCGTTCAATATTTGGCGGCTACTAGACAATGTGTACTATAAAAAGCCATGGCTCTTTCTGTATGTGCTATCGTCCATGCACACCTGCCTGGCTCGagctaaaaaaataataattcgtGAAATTTTCTCAGTGAAATTTGATAATGACAATGAGAGTACAATCCGAGCATGCGCAGCTATGATATGAGTCTTCTTTTAGTTCCATACTGCGCCATTTTTATGATCCGCCGAGTGGGTGATGTTGATGACAGCGTAGGAGGGTCGCCGATGGAACCAGTGATGAAGAACGAAACGTATGTGCTTGAAACAGAACTGGTATAATGTCGCTGTACAATTGTTTAGTTTTGTAAGCGGAGATCTTTCATTTTCCTTGAATTCGGCAGACCGAGATACCCATTTTCCTTCTCAGAAAAGGATgtattcgtattttttttttactaaaaaaATGCATCCCTTTGCAGCGTGAAGAAAAATGGCACTTTCAAGCTGTGAGCGTAAAGAAAAAGCCAAGAAAGTTTTTTCTTCGTGCTTTCAAATGTCTGTTTCACAAGATACAGAATGTCCACTACAGGGGACAACATTAGCACCAGCTCCAGTGCGTGTAGGCGCCGAGTGTTTTCTTTTGCCACAACAGGCGAAGTTCCGGCCGCCACATTAACAAACATGAGCATGAATACAAAATACAAAAATTTGGATGAAGCACATGTTATTCGCGCTATGGAATACAAAGTAGGGTCACTTTTGCCGGTAACGCGCAAGTATACCTTGAATGGCGTATTGCGGAGTTTATTAGCGCTCAAGGAGGAGTTCTTGTGAATGGTTCGCAGGTGTAGTGATACAGCGACCGCTCCAGAACAAAAGTTAAATGTCTATCTAGCTTTTCTCACACCGTATATTAACACATAACGTTTGGTCAATGTATGCCCCACGTGGGACCAGCAATGGCCCAACATCAGGCCCACATGAGCCCCATACACTGTGCTATTTGTGTTATGCTGCCTTTATCGGTCTTTAGCAGGCAACTAAGAGTAACACCCATGTGGATGAAAAATGCAACacttattttacatttattttcaaCAAGTTCTTTCAGTGGGTACTCGAGATCTTGCTGTCGTAATATTGGCTAAGTTCGGCCAAAATTGATAAAAGTGCATCACTTCCTCCCCCTTCGACTCAACGTTTCTGTATAGGTGCGATGGAATTATTGCCTGATATAAGGTACTCGGGGCAGCTTGAAAAAGGTATGCGGAGGGTTAACGTTTCTTGTGAACGCCGAGTATATGCACctataggggggaggggggagaagaAACTGTCCGTTTTAATTTGCGTGTGTTTTTGCACAAGTAAGATTTCGAAAAAAACAATGCATAATTTTATCCAACTGGTAGGAGCAAGGTTGGTAAAAAAGTTGGTGGGATCCCATGAATGAATAGTACTGTCGATTTGTCGCGGTCTCCGGCTAACATATTTGTTTGACAGACAgcaagacacagacagacagacacagacagcaagacacagacagacagacacagacagacagacacagacagacagacagcaagacacagacagacagacagcaagacacagacagacagacacagacagacagcaagacacagacacacagacacagacagacagacagcaagacacagacagacagacacagacagacagacagcaagacacagacagacagacagcaagacacagacagacagacacagacagacacagacagacagcaagacacagacagacagacacacagacagcaAGACACAGACAgcaagacacagacagacagcaagacacagacagacagacagcaagacacagacagacagacacagacagacagcaagacagacagacacagacagacagacacagacagacagacagacagacacagacagacagacagacagacagacagacagacagacagacagacagatagatagatagatagatagatagatagatagatagatagatagatagatagatagatagatagatagatagatagatagatagatagatagatgatagatagatagatagatagatagatagatagatagatagatagatagatagatagatagatagatagatagatagatagatagatagatagatagatagatagatagatagatagatagatagatagatagatagatagatagatagatagatagatagatagatagatagatagatagataacttTATTGATCCTTCTTAAAG
This Dermacentor albipictus isolate Rhodes 1998 colony chromosome 1, USDA_Dalb.pri_finalv2, whole genome shotgun sequence DNA region includes the following protein-coding sequences:
- the LOC139049434 gene encoding uncharacterized protein, giving the protein MCGALRLVKCRLLATALAALFLANQAATDVTKPKEITDKAGAKDSNGGDLIGESTGYKHRRITKPTSLEVDTPVEPVGYQNQGTYERSGYVKGYAKLRDATYGKISYSRDDSYQQERDYESPSMHERVNYGKVKYSHGGDDDAGYRESDDSRPGTAADDSNTYSNDGYLTPIYNRGDYVRVSHQRGSYRHKSRPSAMSYIPVEYTRQLYPYEQGDQQAGGQVGYSSRLHNNKIGGSSSVFDGGSYNYADANRYQAVGGDYDFGSNKPHLQPGSSIQGGLSIFGGYGQGNGNLRYRDFVPYYGSDGYYSRHDNGGYGLQSFGSSVREGQPKPYEDYSNALNEGSYDEAYARQSQRYGAKPSSGKKMHKQNGSNRSGLGAYIVGVEYIGRTPLLLQTQSPHSAPAKAQQYWK